In Aliamphritea ceti, a single window of DNA contains:
- the guaA gene encoding glutamine-hydrolyzing GMP synthase: protein MSQDIHAQRILILDFGSQYTQLIARRIREIGVYCEIHPFDMDDAAITEYKPQGIILAGGPESVTEGDSPRAPQAVFDLNVPILGICYGMQTMAEQLGGSVVTSDKREFGYAKVRLEDSPSRLFEGIEDHIANNGSLLLDVWMSHGDKVGDLPEGFHVIASTESAPIAAMCHPGKNYFGVQFHPEVTHTKQGGRMLKRFVQEICGCDALWTAENIIADLIERVRKQVGGQKVLLGLSGGVDSSVVAALLHKAIGDQLTCVFVDNGLLRKQEGDQVMDMFAKNMGVKVIRSDSEELFLGRLIGESDPETKRKIIGNTFIEVFDDEAAKLKDVNFLAQGTIYPDVIESAAAKTGKAHVIKSHHNVGGLPEDMAFELVEPLRELFKDEVRKIGLELGLPYDMVYRHPFPGPGLGVRILGEVKKEYADILRDADAIFLEELHAADWYHKTSQSFAVFLPVKSVGVVGDGRRYEYVIALRAVETIDFMTARWAHLPYELLEAVSSRIINEIPKVSRVTYDVSSKPPATIEWE from the coding sequence ATGTCCCAAGATATTCATGCACAACGGATTTTAATCCTCGATTTCGGCTCACAGTACACGCAATTGATTGCACGGCGTATTCGTGAAATAGGTGTTTACTGTGAAATTCATCCTTTTGATATGGATGATGCTGCGATTACCGAATACAAGCCTCAGGGTATTATTCTGGCTGGTGGTCCTGAATCAGTTACTGAAGGTGATTCGCCACGTGCGCCACAGGCAGTTTTTGATCTGAATGTACCGATCCTGGGTATTTGCTATGGTATGCAGACCATGGCTGAGCAGTTAGGCGGTTCAGTTGTTACTTCTGATAAGCGTGAATTTGGCTATGCCAAAGTACGTCTGGAAGACAGCCCAAGTCGTTTGTTTGAAGGTATTGAAGACCACATCGCTAACAATGGTTCATTATTGCTGGATGTGTGGATGAGCCATGGTGACAAAGTAGGTGATCTGCCTGAAGGTTTCCACGTGATTGCCAGCACTGAAAGTGCACCGATTGCAGCAATGTGCCATCCGGGTAAAAATTATTTTGGTGTTCAGTTCCATCCGGAAGTGACGCACACCAAGCAGGGTGGACGAATGCTGAAGCGTTTCGTTCAAGAAATCTGTGGCTGTGACGCACTCTGGACTGCAGAGAACATTATTGCGGATCTGATTGAGCGTGTACGTAAGCAGGTTGGCGGTCAGAAAGTCTTGCTGGGTCTTTCCGGCGGTGTGGATTCTTCTGTAGTGGCGGCGTTACTGCACAAAGCTATCGGTGATCAACTGACTTGTGTTTTTGTAGACAATGGTCTGCTGCGTAAGCAGGAAGGTGATCAGGTAATGGACATGTTCGCTAAGAACATGGGTGTTAAGGTTATCCGTTCTGACTCTGAAGAGTTATTCCTGGGCCGTCTGATTGGCGAGTCTGATCCGGAAACTAAGCGTAAAATCATCGGTAATACGTTCATCGAAGTGTTTGATGATGAAGCCGCTAAGCTTAAAGATGTGAATTTCCTGGCGCAGGGTACCATTTATCCTGACGTAATTGAGTCTGCAGCAGCTAAGACTGGCAAAGCGCACGTTATTAAATCTCACCATAACGTGGGTGGCTTGCCTGAAGATATGGCTTTTGAGCTAGTAGAGCCATTACGTGAACTGTTCAAAGATGAAGTCCGTAAGATCGGTCTTGAGCTGGGTTTGCCATACGATATGGTTTATCGTCATCCGTTCCCGGGTCCGGGTCTGGGCGTGCGTATTCTGGGTGAAGTTAAAAAAGAATATGCTGACATCCTGCGTGATGCTGATGCGATCTTCCTGGAAGAACTGCATGCCGCTGACTGGTATCATAAAACCAGCCAGTCTTTTGCTGTGTTCCTGCCGGTAAAATCTGTGGGTGTTGTGGGTGACGGCCGTCGCTATGAATACGTAATTGCATTGCGTGCTGTAGAGACAATCGACTTCATGACTGCTCGCTGGGCGCATTTGCCTTATGAGCTGTTGGAAGCTGTTTCCAGCCGTATCATTAACGAGATACCTAAGGTATCGCGGGTTACTTATGATGTAAGCTCTAAGCCGCCAGCGACAATTGAGTGGGAATAA
- the tadA gene encoding tRNA adenosine(34) deaminase TadA — protein sequence MKASEEDEKWMAYALELADKASERGEVPVGAVVVRDGEILGEGWNQPISGHDPCAHAEVIALRNAAANITNYRLVDATLYVTIEPCTMCAGAIIHSRVKRLVFGATEPKAGAIVSNGQLLDQPWMNYRVEYQGGILAESCSAAISTFFQRRREEKKVAKRLKQQTANLQQNDVSVDDID from the coding sequence ATGAAAGCATCAGAAGAAGATGAAAAGTGGATGGCATATGCATTGGAACTGGCTGATAAGGCATCTGAAAGAGGTGAGGTGCCTGTAGGGGCTGTTGTTGTTCGGGATGGTGAGATTTTGGGAGAAGGCTGGAATCAGCCGATTTCTGGTCATGACCCCTGTGCGCATGCTGAGGTTATCGCATTGCGGAACGCAGCTGCGAACATCACTAATTATCGGCTCGTTGATGCAACTCTCTATGTGACCATTGAGCCTTGTACCATGTGCGCGGGTGCGATCATACATAGCAGGGTTAAGCGTTTAGTGTTTGGCGCGACAGAGCCTAAAGCTGGAGCAATTGTCAGTAATGGGCAACTGCTTGATCAGCCATGGATGAATTATAGGGTCGAATATCAGGGTGGGATTTTGGCGGAAAGTTGCAGTGCCGCCATCAGTACATTTTTTCAGCGGCGCCGTGAAGAAAAGAAAGTTGCTAAGCGCTTGAAGCAACAAACGGCTAATTTGCAACAGAATGATGTGTCTGTAGACGACATTGATTAA
- a CDS encoding M14 family zinc carboxypeptidase, translated as MVLTLSSFSALFRRNLQRKSALSAALISCLLINIQVSKAEAVFTEENLSLPALFLPANSLDRAISDKQQPQPAKAELKDSVKKLLSNLDEELIIDNTRGIAPAAPLKSAAPKTKTETTISTALIAEKKPAPTQQALAKAIKRNHTAQPVDKDILQGDARKLLSQTTENTQINNQHSAPILPSMISAPVQENLSEPLQTTDISSPQSDPSKPLKNADSLNSQTLEQATKSSISNDQITSTANPLPERYQPSQDNYTPHTDVTDICNKIGKKLSSISVEDCLNLEFLPPRFYSNKGELILEKHYPASPDTKTPVKILFIGGIHGDEYSSISVTFKWLKTLDENHSGAYDWHFLPLANPDGLLKKRASRVNANNVDLNRNFIPSEAAVNPLQHWQTYAKKRPRYYPGTKPLSEPESQAIHKLIDELKPDVIVSVHAPHGILDFDGSIQPPRKLGPLYLKQLGTYPGSLGNYGWFVKSIPVMTIELKHAGIMPKKDEISRMWTDLIGWIKLRTSGKNSLLARREASPE; from the coding sequence ATGGTTTTGACTCTATCTTCATTTTCAGCTCTGTTTCGTCGTAATTTACAGCGAAAATCCGCACTGAGCGCCGCGCTTATCAGCTGCCTTTTAATAAATATTCAGGTTAGCAAAGCAGAGGCCGTATTTACTGAAGAGAATTTATCTTTACCGGCCTTATTTTTACCCGCCAACAGTCTTGATCGGGCAATAAGTGATAAACAGCAGCCACAACCTGCAAAGGCAGAACTTAAAGACAGTGTAAAAAAACTGCTTTCAAACCTCGATGAAGAACTCATCATTGATAACACCAGGGGAATAGCGCCCGCAGCCCCTCTAAAATCAGCTGCACCTAAGACAAAGACTGAAACAACTATTTCTACAGCACTTATTGCCGAAAAAAAACCCGCTCCTACCCAACAAGCATTAGCTAAAGCGATTAAACGTAATCACACAGCCCAACCGGTAGACAAAGATATTTTGCAAGGTGATGCAAGAAAACTCCTCAGTCAAACAACTGAAAACACCCAGATAAACAACCAACACTCAGCTCCGATTCTGCCATCTATGATCAGCGCGCCGGTGCAGGAAAACTTATCCGAGCCACTACAAACAACTGACATATCTTCACCCCAGTCTGACCCGAGCAAACCATTAAAGAATGCTGACAGCTTAAACAGCCAAACTCTTGAACAAGCGACAAAATCCAGCATATCAAATGACCAGATCACATCGACAGCTAATCCGTTACCCGAGCGCTACCAACCAAGTCAGGACAACTATACACCGCATACTGATGTCACAGATATTTGTAATAAGATAGGCAAAAAACTCAGCAGCATTTCCGTCGAAGACTGCCTTAATCTGGAGTTTTTACCGCCCCGCTTTTATTCCAACAAAGGCGAGCTTATTCTGGAAAAACACTATCCGGCATCTCCAGATACTAAAACACCCGTTAAAATTCTCTTTATCGGCGGAATCCATGGTGATGAGTACTCCAGCATCAGCGTCACGTTTAAGTGGTTAAAAACACTTGATGAAAACCATAGCGGCGCCTATGACTGGCACTTTTTACCTTTAGCGAACCCTGATGGCCTGTTAAAAAAGCGCGCCAGCCGGGTAAACGCTAACAATGTCGACTTAAACAGAAACTTTATACCATCAGAAGCGGCAGTTAATCCGTTACAGCACTGGCAGACTTATGCAAAGAAACGTCCCCGCTACTACCCTGGCACCAAGCCGCTAAGTGAGCCGGAATCACAGGCTATTCACAAGCTAATCGATGAACTAAAACCGGATGTAATTGTTTCTGTACATGCACCACACGGCATTCTCGATTTCGACGGGAGCATTCAGCCGCCCCGCAAACTGGGACCTCTGTACCTGAAACAACTAGGCACTTACCCAGGCTCTCTGGGAAATTACGGCTGGTTTGTAAAAAGCATTCCGGTAATGACCATAGAGCTTAAACACGCTGGAATTATGCCGAAAAAAGACGAGATATCCCGGATGTGGACTGATTTGATAGGTTGGATAAAGCTACGTACCAGCGGTAAAAACAGCCTACTGGCGCGCCGGGAAGCCTCGCCAGAATAA
- the mltF gene encoding membrane-bound lytic murein transglycosylase MltF has translation MRTRIFFLREVLFIGSLLTIIGWLFLANLTTDNQLEAIQKTGILKIVTRNTPTTYISDKDGKPAGFEYDLAKAFADEIGVEIELVIPDSFGDIFPVIKEHKAHIAAAGLTITESREAEFNFAQPYAYSTPTLIYRVTQGQKKPISLKDLKGKSIEVLADSSHSEIMHNLQAEFPDLTWQENSTGSITELLDGVYNKKYLYTISDDLVFDAQKSFFPGLKKAFSMGKSEPIAWMTAKQDDQSLLNALQNFFSKPETKQLVSQLQEKYFNRENTLTYVDIETFKRDLNNRFCKLEQYFYMAEQETDIDWLLLAAIAYQESHWNPKAVSPTGVKGIMMLTNAAAKEVGVEDRTDPIQSVLGGAEYLTRVMKKIPDRIQGENRLWFALASYNVGYGHLEDARILTSRAGKNPDLWEDVKEFLPLLTQPKYYKTVKRGFARGYEPVIYVKNIRQYYDLILWQQQLAEIEASKPEPSPAENEGEIVIPANPEDNDPNLDITETDKTVKNDIEAQVLPIAKPAIELHKSE, from the coding sequence ATGCGAACGCGAATTTTTTTCCTCAGAGAAGTGTTATTCATAGGCAGCCTGCTAACTATCATCGGCTGGCTGTTCCTTGCCAACCTCACCACAGACAATCAACTAGAAGCCATTCAGAAAACCGGCATCTTAAAAATTGTCACACGTAATACCCCTACGACATATATTTCTGATAAAGATGGCAAGCCTGCCGGCTTTGAATACGACCTGGCAAAAGCCTTTGCCGACGAAATAGGTGTCGAAATAGAACTTGTTATTCCCGACAGCTTCGGTGACATATTTCCTGTAATTAAAGAGCATAAAGCCCACATCGCAGCGGCAGGCCTGACCATTACCGAATCCAGAGAAGCCGAATTCAATTTTGCCCAGCCATATGCCTATAGCACACCAACACTTATTTATCGGGTAACTCAGGGACAAAAAAAACCAATTTCCCTTAAAGACCTGAAAGGTAAATCAATTGAAGTGCTGGCCGACAGCAGTCATTCTGAAATAATGCATAACCTGCAAGCCGAATTTCCTGATCTAACCTGGCAGGAAAACAGCACAGGTAGCATTACAGAACTGCTCGATGGGGTTTATAACAAAAAATATCTCTACACCATTTCAGATGATTTGGTGTTTGATGCACAAAAATCTTTTTTCCCCGGCCTAAAGAAAGCATTTTCTATGGGAAAGTCTGAGCCAATTGCCTGGATGACGGCCAAACAGGACGACCAGAGCCTGCTTAACGCCTTACAAAACTTCTTTTCTAAACCCGAAACCAAGCAACTGGTTAGTCAGTTACAGGAAAAGTATTTTAACCGCGAAAACACTCTGACATATGTGGACATAGAGACCTTCAAGCGCGATCTGAATAACCGATTCTGTAAGCTTGAACAATATTTCTACATGGCCGAACAAGAAACTGACATCGACTGGCTATTACTCGCCGCGATTGCATATCAGGAGTCTCACTGGAATCCCAAAGCAGTCTCTCCTACTGGCGTAAAAGGCATCATGATGCTAACTAACGCAGCAGCCAAAGAAGTTGGCGTTGAAGACAGAACTGATCCGATCCAGAGCGTACTGGGTGGCGCTGAATATCTGACCCGGGTGATGAAGAAAATTCCTGACAGAATACAGGGAGAAAACCGTCTATGGTTTGCTCTTGCATCATACAATGTGGGCTATGGCCACCTCGAGGATGCACGTATTCTCACCAGCCGGGCTGGAAAAAATCCAGACCTCTGGGAAGACGTTAAAGAATTTTTACCGTTACTCACCCAACCCAAATACTACAAAACTGTTAAACGAGGCTTTGCACGGGGCTATGAGCCAGTTATCTACGTTAAAAATATTCGCCAGTATTACGACCTGATTCTCTGGCAACAGCAGCTCGCTGAAATTGAAGCCAGTAAGCCCGAACCATCCCCGGCAGAAAACGAAGGTGAAATCGTCATTCCTGCCAATCCGGAAGACAATGATCCGAATCTGGATATCACCGAAACTGATAAAACAGTGAAAAATGATATCGAAGCACAGGTTTTACCCATAGCTAAACCCGCAATCGAGCTGCATAAAAGCGAATAA
- the purL gene encoding phosphoribosylformylglycinamidine synthase produces the protein MLVLRGAPALSAFRHDKLLSVLQSQISQVTAIYGEFMHFADLHQDLSAQEQTILERILRYGPKAKVEEPSGQLVLAVPRPGTISPWSSKATDIAKNCGLAAIKRLERGVAYYVQSEQPLTAEQLAAVEAVLHDRMVEAVLADVSTADALFRNEEPAPLTVVDILGGGREALASANTELGLALAEDEIDYLVASFIELKRNPNDVELMMFAQANSEHCRHKIFNASWDIDGEAQDKSLFAMIRNTNEVGGENILSAYSDNAAVMVGSKAGRFFPNPETKQYEANQEDIHILMKVETHNHPTAIAPHAGAATGSGGEIRDEGATGKGSKPKAGLTGFTVSDLKIPGFVQPWESDYGKPERIVSALDIMLEGPIGGAAFNNEFGRPALNGYFRTFEQKVNGAAGEEMRGYHKPIMIAGGYGNIRGEHVDKGEIPVGAKLICLGGPAMQIGLGGGAASSMSSGSSSEDLDFASVQRDNPELERRCQEVIDQCWQLGDVNPIAFIHDVGAGGLSNAFPELVKDGGRGGDFELRNVNNDEPGMSPLAIWCNEAQERYVMAVEPQDMARFEAICARERCPYAVVGTAIEEKHLTLGDTHFENKPVDLPMSVLFGKAPKMHRSVERVEYSVPAFDSATINLEDAAERVMKLPAVASKSFLITIGDRSITGQVVRDQMVGPWQVPVADCAVTTSAFDTYAGEAMAMGERTPLALVDSPASGRMAVGETVTNLAAAQIEDIIDIKLSANWMCAAGHPGEDEKLYDTVRAVGMELCPELGITIPVGKDSMSMRTVWEDEGEAKSMTAPTSLIITGFAAVTDVRNTLTPQLKTDQGETDLILLDLGNGQNRLGLSALAQVYNEVGQDVPDVDDAQQLVAFFSAIQELNKQGLLLAYHDRSDGGLFTTVAEMAFAGRTGVDINLDLLAADSSEFAAALFAEELGAVVQVKRDDLQTVLTELNAAGLGDCAKVIGSLNPDGMLQFSFDDEAVYSASRIQLQRWWAETSYQMQSLRDNSECAQQEYDVLLDAEDPGLNAKLSFDQNEDVAAAVNASAERPRVAIVREQGVNGHIEMAAAFDRAGFASVDVHMSDILEGRVTLADFKGLVACGGFSYGDVLGAGEGWAKSILFNSRAREEFKNFFERADTFTLGICNGCQMLSNLHELIPGTEHWPHFVRNMSEQFEARVAMVEVQETASIFLKGMEGSKMPIAIAHGEGRAEFADQAHFENLNGSDAVALRYVDNYGQITEQYPANPNGSPAGISGVTSQDGRVTIMMPHPERVFRSVTNSWAPDEWQEDGAWLRMFRNARVWVG, from the coding sequence ATGCTAGTACTGCGTGGAGCGCCTGCTCTTTCTGCTTTTCGTCACGATAAGCTGCTGTCCGTCCTGCAATCCCAAATTAGCCAGGTAACGGCGATTTACGGTGAGTTCATGCATTTCGCTGATCTTCATCAAGACTTGTCTGCACAAGAGCAAACAATTTTGGAGCGAATTCTGCGCTACGGCCCTAAAGCTAAAGTGGAAGAGCCTTCAGGTCAATTGGTTTTAGCTGTGCCACGCCCTGGCACAATCTCTCCGTGGTCCAGTAAAGCAACGGATATTGCGAAAAACTGTGGTTTGGCAGCTATTAAACGTCTTGAACGTGGCGTTGCTTATTATGTCCAGTCTGAGCAGCCATTAACGGCTGAACAACTGGCAGCAGTAGAAGCTGTGTTGCATGACCGCATGGTGGAAGCTGTATTGGCTGATGTATCTACTGCTGATGCACTGTTCCGTAATGAAGAGCCGGCGCCGTTGACTGTTGTCGATATTCTTGGCGGTGGGCGTGAAGCTTTGGCAAGTGCGAATACTGAGCTTGGTCTGGCATTGGCTGAAGATGAAATAGATTATCTGGTTGCCAGTTTTATTGAGCTGAAGCGTAACCCGAATGATGTTGAGCTGATGATGTTTGCACAGGCAAACTCTGAGCATTGCCGACATAAAATCTTTAATGCTTCCTGGGATATTGATGGGGAAGCGCAGGATAAATCGCTGTTTGCGATGATTCGTAACACTAATGAAGTAGGTGGCGAGAATATTCTCTCTGCTTATTCAGACAACGCAGCTGTTATGGTTGGTAGTAAGGCGGGACGTTTCTTCCCGAACCCTGAAACTAAGCAGTACGAAGCTAATCAGGAAGATATTCATATCCTGATGAAAGTTGAAACGCATAACCATCCAACGGCTATCGCACCACATGCGGGGGCTGCGACTGGTTCCGGTGGTGAAATCCGTGATGAAGGTGCGACGGGTAAAGGTTCTAAGCCAAAAGCAGGCCTGACTGGTTTTACTGTATCTGATCTGAAAATTCCTGGCTTTGTACAGCCTTGGGAATCTGATTACGGCAAGCCAGAGCGGATTGTTAGCGCATTGGATATTATGCTGGAAGGTCCAATTGGTGGTGCTGCGTTTAACAATGAATTTGGTCGTCCTGCGCTGAATGGCTACTTTCGTACTTTTGAACAAAAAGTAAACGGAGCTGCTGGCGAAGAAATGCGCGGTTACCACAAGCCAATTATGATTGCTGGTGGTTACGGTAACATTCGTGGCGAACATGTTGATAAAGGTGAAATCCCAGTCGGTGCGAAACTGATTTGTCTGGGTGGACCTGCAATGCAGATCGGCCTGGGTGGTGGTGCTGCTTCTTCAATGTCTTCTGGCAGTTCTTCAGAAGATCTGGATTTTGCATCGGTACAGCGTGATAACCCTGAGTTAGAGCGCCGTTGTCAGGAAGTTATCGATCAGTGCTGGCAGTTGGGTGATGTTAACCCTATAGCATTTATTCATGACGTAGGTGCTGGTGGGCTGTCGAATGCTTTCCCTGAATTGGTAAAAGATGGCGGCCGTGGCGGTGATTTTGAACTGCGTAACGTTAATAACGATGAGCCAGGAATGTCTCCTCTGGCTATCTGGTGTAACGAAGCACAGGAACGCTATGTAATGGCGGTTGAGCCGCAGGATATGGCGCGTTTCGAGGCTATTTGTGCCCGTGAACGTTGTCCTTATGCTGTTGTTGGTACTGCAATCGAAGAAAAACACCTGACTTTGGGTGATACTCACTTCGAAAATAAGCCTGTTGATTTGCCAATGTCAGTATTGTTTGGCAAGGCACCTAAGATGCATCGTAGTGTTGAGCGTGTTGAGTACAGCGTACCTGCTTTTGATAGTGCAACTATTAATCTGGAAGATGCGGCAGAGCGTGTAATGAAGTTGCCAGCCGTAGCTTCTAAGTCTTTCCTTATTACCATCGGTGACCGCTCTATTACCGGTCAGGTGGTTCGCGATCAGATGGTTGGTCCATGGCAGGTTCCTGTCGCCGATTGCGCCGTGACGACTTCTGCTTTTGATACCTATGCCGGTGAAGCTATGGCAATGGGTGAGCGTACTCCGCTCGCTCTGGTTGATTCTCCGGCTTCCGGACGTATGGCTGTCGGTGAGACTGTTACTAACCTGGCGGCTGCACAAATTGAAGATATCATCGATATTAAATTGTCAGCTAACTGGATGTGTGCTGCCGGTCATCCGGGTGAAGATGAAAAGCTCTATGATACGGTTCGCGCTGTAGGTATGGAGTTGTGTCCTGAGCTGGGTATCACTATTCCTGTGGGCAAGGACTCAATGTCCATGCGTACGGTTTGGGAAGACGAAGGGGAAGCTAAGTCTATGACTGCGCCGACCTCTCTGATCATTACCGGTTTTGCTGCTGTCACTGATGTACGTAACACGCTGACGCCACAGCTGAAAACGGATCAGGGTGAAACTGACCTGATTCTGCTGGATCTGGGTAATGGTCAAAACCGTTTAGGTTTGTCTGCGCTGGCGCAGGTTTATAACGAAGTAGGTCAGGACGTACCGGATGTTGACGATGCTCAGCAGCTGGTTGCTTTCTTCAGCGCTATTCAGGAGCTGAACAAGCAGGGACTGTTGCTGGCATATCATGACCGTTCTGATGGTGGCTTATTTACGACTGTTGCTGAAATGGCATTTGCTGGCCGTACCGGCGTTGATATTAATCTGGATCTGCTGGCGGCTGACAGCTCAGAATTTGCAGCGGCTTTGTTTGCTGAAGAACTGGGTGCGGTTGTTCAGGTTAAGCGTGATGATTTACAAACAGTTTTGACTGAACTGAACGCTGCTGGTTTGGGTGATTGTGCCAAGGTTATCGGTTCTCTGAATCCGGATGGAATGTTGCAGTTTAGCTTTGACGATGAAGCGGTTTATTCTGCTTCCCGTATTCAGTTACAGCGCTGGTGGGCAGAAACGTCTTATCAAATGCAGTCACTGCGTGATAATTCTGAGTGTGCGCAGCAAGAATATGATGTGTTGCTTGATGCTGAAGATCCAGGTTTGAATGCCAAGCTTAGCTTTGATCAGAACGAAGATGTTGCAGCTGCTGTGAATGCGTCTGCAGAACGTCCACGCGTTGCTATTGTGCGTGAGCAGGGTGTAAACGGTCATATTGAAATGGCTGCTGCTTTTGACCGGGCAGGTTTTGCGTCTGTGGATGTTCACATGAGTGATATTCTTGAAGGTCGTGTGACTCTGGCAGACTTTAAAGGTCTGGTGGCATGTGGTGGATTCTCTTACGGTGACGTTTTGGGTGCCGGCGAAGGCTGGGCTAAGTCGATCCTGTTTAACAGCCGTGCCCGTGAAGAATTCAAGAACTTTTTCGAACGTGCAGATACTTTCACATTGGGTATCTGTAACGGGTGTCAGATGTTATCTAATCTGCATGAGTTGATTCCGGGTACTGAGCACTGGCCGCATTTCGTGCGTAACATGTCTGAGCAGTTTGAAGCCCGTGTTGCGATGGTTGAGGTTCAGGAAACTGCGTCTATTTTCCTTAAGGGAATGGAGGGCTCGAAAATGCCGATCGCCATTGCACATGGTGAAGGCCGTGCAGAGTTTGCTGATCAGGCTCACTTTGAAAACCTGAACGGTTCAGATGCAGTTGCTCTGCGCTATGTGGATAACTACGGTCAGATAACTGAACAGTATCCGGCGAACCCTAACGGTTCTCCTGCTGGAATCAGTGGTGTTACCAGTCAGGATGGTCGGGTTACCATCATGATGCCTCACCCTGAGCGTGTATTCCGTAGCGTGACAAATAGCTGGGCGCCGGATGAGTGGCAGGAAGATGGTGCATGGTTGCGGATGTTCCGTAACGCCCGTGTCTGGGTTGGCTAA
- a CDS encoding tetratricopeptide repeat protein has translation MATKSGTFLKPLTLAISLGMTCASSAFAAQESDTFCMNAGAKNDFDCSKASEQNNTNSADINAKLDQLQRWLDNESDGKNANANSAISAASQSTELQTKIEYNSQLLASELQRVLDLQNAGNNTQAFNQINDYLNNNPKDANAWLLYGTALIKRNKLQAAEDVFNKLIGIYPDAPEAYNNLATIYALRGNNDKAVSTLLQAFNTHPSYAQVQQNLKSIYANLANQAYNRALDLDSKQSVTPPQLATLDQVYLARPIGGQIFSPNNNVDPTLLASVTPAVASVQKAPNKPTQLSTDKPLEIEERHPEDAAPRPVIETPEATVSAAAQPEILEAPKNPLPEPATTVTTAALTKSVARGDTELGPAMERELNQALNGWASAWSDQNIQDYLNHYTRGYRPNSKTSNSKWRSTRQIRLSKPTFIRVGVSDITMSALPDGRVRVVFLQDYTSNSFQDNIYKSLIFSRENRSWKISAEKTL, from the coding sequence ATGGCAACGAAGTCTGGCACTTTTCTGAAACCACTGACACTCGCAATTTCTCTTGGCATGACTTGCGCATCCTCAGCCTTTGCGGCCCAGGAATCAGATACCTTCTGTATGAATGCCGGAGCCAAGAATGATTTCGACTGTTCTAAAGCCAGCGAACAGAACAACACTAACAGCGCCGATATAAATGCCAAACTGGATCAGCTTCAGCGCTGGCTGGATAATGAATCTGACGGCAAAAATGCGAATGCAAATTCAGCAATCTCCGCCGCCAGCCAAAGCACCGAATTGCAAACCAAAATCGAGTACAACTCACAATTACTCGCCAGTGAATTGCAACGTGTACTTGATCTACAGAATGCAGGAAATAACACCCAGGCATTTAATCAAATTAACGATTATCTGAACAATAATCCAAAAGATGCCAATGCATGGTTGCTGTATGGCACAGCTCTTATCAAACGTAATAAACTCCAGGCCGCCGAAGATGTATTCAACAAGCTAATCGGCATCTACCCAGACGCACCTGAAGCCTATAACAACCTGGCAACTATCTATGCACTACGTGGTAATAATGACAAAGCAGTTAGCACATTACTGCAGGCATTTAACACCCACCCAAGTTATGCACAGGTGCAACAGAACCTGAAATCAATATATGCTAACCTTGCAAATCAGGCATATAACCGCGCATTGGATCTGGACAGTAAGCAAAGCGTGACCCCGCCACAACTGGCAACATTGGATCAGGTTTATCTCGCCCGCCCAATAGGTGGACAAATATTCTCTCCAAATAATAATGTTGATCCAACGCTACTCGCATCGGTAACCCCGGCAGTAGCATCCGTGCAGAAAGCGCCAAATAAACCAACCCAGCTATCAACAGATAAACCTCTTGAAATTGAAGAGCGCCATCCTGAAGATGCGGCTCCGCGTCCGGTTATCGAAACTCCGGAAGCAACTGTAAGTGCTGCAGCACAGCCAGAAATACTGGAAGCACCGAAAAACCCGCTCCCGGAACCTGCGACAACTGTAACAACTGCAGCACTGACAAAAAGCGTGGCACGCGGTGACACCGAGCTCGGTCCTGCGATGGAACGAGAGCTTAACCAGGCACTGAACGGCTGGGCAAGCGCATGGTCTGATCAGAATATACAGGATTACCTAAACCATTATACCCGTGGCTACAGACCTAACAGTAAAACAAGCAATAGCAAATGGCGCAGCACCCGCCAGATTCGTTTAAGCAAGCCAACCTTTATTCGTGTAGGTGTATCCGATATTACGATGAGCGCTCTTCCGGACGGACGTGTACGGGTTGTATTCCTGCAGGATTACACCTCCAACAGCTTCCAGGATAACATCTATAAATCGCTGATTTTCTCCCGCGAAAACCGCAGCTGGAAAATCAGTGCAGAGAAAACCCTCTAA